Genomic window (Ignisphaera cupida):
GATTTAGACACGAAAAAATATGATGTGTTTCTGGAATTGCCAACAACAACAAGCTTATTGCTTAGCATGGCTAAGGTATCTGAACCATCTGGAGATCCTGCACACAAAAAAATTGGTAACATAAGCTTGGAAGATGTGATTAAAGTAGCTTTACTTAAAAAAACAGAGCTGAATGCTAAAAGCCTTAAATCTGCTGTGAAAATAATTCTTGGATCAGCTAGGTCAATAGGCCTTACAGTAGAGGGGAAGGATCCGAAGGAGGTTAGCGTAGAACTAGATAAAGGTCTATATGATGAGATTTTGAAAAAGTATGAAGGTGAGTGGTCTAAGAGGTGATGTAGATGAGCTCCTCATTAAATGAGTTAAGAGAGCCTTTGAAAAATGCAATTCAGCTAGCTTTGCAGGTTAAAAGACCTTGGAAATATGTTCAGTCTATTGAGTTAATATTAACCTTTAGAGGTGTGGATGTGAAGAAGCAGCAGGAGTTTAGATTCAGAGATACAGTGTTTCTTCCTAAAGGTGTTGGCAAAGATATTAAGGTATGTGTTGTTACAGATGATGCTATGGTTCAGAAAGCAATTGAGGCAGGAGCTTTTATGGGTATAGGAAAAAGTGATTTGGCGAAAATTGATAAGAAAAATGCTAAGAAGATTGCTAATAGATGTGACTGGATATTAGTTAAATCTGATTTGATGGGAGTTGCAGGCAGGGTTCTGGGCCCAGCTCTAGGACCTAGAGGAAAAGCGCCTATACCATTTCCACCAACAGCAGATATACCACAATTAATTACTCGCTATAAAAATGCTATCAGACTACACTCTAAAGAACAGCCATGGGTTGGATGTAAAATTGGTGTAGAGAAAATGTCTATAGATGAACTAGTTGAAAATGCAATACATGTTTTAAGCTATGTAGAAGAAAAAATTAAAAGACCTTTGTTAACAGTTGCAAAGATATATGTTAAAACCACGAGCAGCCCGGCTATAGAGGTTGTGTAGAGGTGGTTAAGAGCCATGAAGGCAAAGTTTGTAAGAGAGTTAAATAAAATAGTTAAGATGCATTCTAAACAAGTTGCTGAAGAACAGCGTGCTAGAAAAGCTATTGAGGAAAAGAGAAAAGTTGTTGAGGAGGCGAAGAAGCTTTTATTAGAATACAGAACACTTATTTTAATAGATTCATCAAATCTCCCATCAAGATATTTGACATTTCTTAGGAAAAAACTGGAAGGTGTTGGTGTAGTAAAGCTTTTCAAGAATAACTTGCTCTACATTGCGATGAAGGAGCTTGGCATGGCTAATGTGGATGAGTTTGCAAAGTTTTTGCAACAACAAAACATAGCAGTATTTATTAATGCTAATCCATTTGAGGCAAAGCTATTACTAGACAAGATTGTAATGCCCTGGAAAGCAACACCTGGAGAAAAGATAGAGCATGAAATTGTCGTTCCATCAATGAAAACAGATGTTAAACCAGGTCCCATGATGAGTCTTTTCAGCAAACTTAAAATACCAATACAAGTAAGAGATGGCGTTATTTGGATAGCTAAAGAATCTGTTGTGGCTAGACCAGGCGATACTGTTACACCTGAACTTTCATCATTATTTGAAAAGCTAGGCATTGAACCAAAGTTTGTAAGAGCATCTATAAAAGCTGCTTATGAGAGGGGTGTTGTCATATCTGGGGATAAGCTTGTTCTAGACATTGATGCATATAGAAAAGACTTTGCAGAAGCGATATCAAATGCTATAAACATAGCATCAGAAATTGTTGTGCCAGACCCCATTGTTGTAAAAACATCACTATTTAAAGCATATTCAAGAGCGTTAAGACTTGCAGCAGAATCAGGTTTAATAACAAAAGAGACAGTGGCAATAGTATTCTCATCTGCCATTTCAAAGGCTTATGCCTTGGCGCAGCTACTAGCATCCAAATCACCGGAACTCGCACAACAACTACAAGTTAGTGTTGTACAGACACAAACCGAGGTTCAGCAGGCTCAGCAGCCTCAGAAGGTTGAGGAGAAGGAGGAGAAGAAGGAGGGTGTTTCTGAGGAGCAGTTGGCTGAAGGTTTGTCGGCTCTCTTTGGTTAAAAATAAGTACATGCAACAATTTTCTTATATTAATTTTATACCTCTATATTTGCATGGCGTCTTCTAAGCTCATTTTCATCCTTTCCAAGTCTATGCATAAGCTCTGCTATAATAGCATCTAGAAAAACCATTGTGCAATCCTCAAACAGTGTTCCAAGTGGTGCCAAGGGCTCGTGTAATCCAAGTACTTGTCTAGCGAAATAGTCTTCAATATCACTTATCTTTGTTCTTCCAGGAACCTCAACCACGATATCAGCTATTTTAGCTAGTGGAGAATCTATATAAGTTGTTATTGCAACAACTATGGCATTAACCCTTTTTGCAGCTTCTGCAGCTGTAACTATTAACGCTGTTCTTCCAGAGCCTGAAATGGCTATAACAACATCACCTTTTTCTACAGGTGAAACAATGGTATCGCCCAAAACATATACATCATAGCCTAAATGCTTAAGCCTCATAGCAAATGCTCTTCCAACAAGACCACTTCTACCAGCACCCATAACAAGTACTTTTCTATTACCTTTATAAGCTTCCTCTAAAACCTTAATGAAAGCCTCAACTTGGGTTCTCTTAAGAATAGACAGAGAACTCATAACAAAATTTGCAATTTGCAAAAAAGCTCTATAAAACATTGGAACACTTTCAGCTAATTCAGGATTGCTCAAAGTCTTCAACACCATATAAAACATTTAAGTAAATAACATAAAAAGTTTTTCTATACACAACCATTTGTCTCTTAATGTTTATTTCTAACCATCTTTGTTCATGGTCACTCTAAGGAACTTCTGCCTTGTCTATACATTACATGTTATCAACATGAGTTCATGGGCAGCTGCCGAAAGGAATGGTATGCGCACCTCATTTGAGATAATCATATAGACTTGAAGCAGTATTCTTATTGCCTAAGCAAGCTTTAGGAAATAGATGAGACCAGTGCTTATAAAACTTTGCATTTCACAATTAACTATAAAACAACCCAATTTACAGGAATTAACAGCAAAATTCAAAAACCCTTCACGGTATAGTGTACCAACAGAGCCGCCGTAGCTCAGCCTGGTAGAGCGCCGGCCTTGTAAGCCGGTGGTCGCGGGTTCAAATCCCGCCGGCGGCTTCAAACAATTGATCATCAGTTAATAAGAGTCTTGCTTCCTTTAATTAGCTTGCTCCATGATTTTAGAGCTTAATTTGAGAAAGTTAATCAGATTTTCAAAACTGTTGAGACTTTGCGTAAATTGCTGAAAGCAGAAATTAATTCACGGTTAACATAAATTAAAAAGCTCATAAACTTTTCTATTTCTAGAAGAAACGAGATTTTTAATTGTAGACATTATAGAGTTGTTGAAGAATACACTCAAATACTTTGATTAGTTTTTATAAAAGGGTTTTTCATGACAAAGTTTAATGGCTTTAAAATTGTGCTTACTGGTGATGAATCTCTTGTAAGTACATATCACCATACTTATCTTGGTTTTGCCTCAGGTTTGCCTATGGATGTTTTTCCTAGTATCTTGGGCAACTTTATTTTCCCTACTTTAAGTGATGAACGTGGCAGAATGAAGACGAGTCAATATGGACTATGCAAAATTGAAGCAGCTTTACTTGATAATGGTTTTTCCAGAAATGATGTAGCTATTGTTGATCCTAGAAAGTTAGATAGGGCCATAGGATCTGAGACACGTGTTTTGGGTATTAGTGTTTTAGATCCTCTTGGCATAAACTATGGCACAGCTCTTTTGCGTGTTGCTCTTAGTCTCATGGGTGTTGAAACACGGCTTCAATCATACATGTCTTGGGCAACGATGAAGATATTCAATAGTGATGTTGTGAAGAGGTATAGAAGTAGAATTAAGGTTGTAGTTGGAGGTCAAGGTGTTTGGGAAATAGTGGATAGTGGACTTCAACAAAGGCTTGGCATAGATTGTATTGTCGAGGGTGAGGGAGAATTAATTGCACCAAGAATTTTTAGAATGGTTTTAGATGGTATGAAGATTCCACGTTATGTAAAAGGCTCACCAGTACCTGTAGATAAAATACCTGTTATTAGAACACCTTCGAGAGGTATTGTAGAGGTTACTAGAGGTTGTGGAAGAGGCTGTTTATTTTGTAATCCAACACTATTAATGTTTAGAACAATACCAATTGAAAAAGTAGTAAGGGAGGTGATGGTCAATGTTGCTGGTGGTGAGAGAAACATAACATTGCATTCAGAAGACTTTTTGAGATATGGCTCAACATCTTTGTTGCCCAACGAAGAAAAAGTTGTGGAGTTGTTGTCTAGAGTCATGAAAGCTCCAGGTGTTGATGATGTTTCAATAGATTTTGTAACAGCATCAACGGCATTAGTTAATCCAAGATTAGTCAAAATTATTAGTGATATGCTAGGGCTTAGCGATAGAAACATGTCAATAATACAAATGGGTATAGAAAGTGCAAGCCCAAGAATAATAAAAATGATTGCTCCTGGAAAGCCAAAGCCGTTTAGCTATGAGGAGTGGCCAAGGATAGTAGAAGATGCCGTGGCTTTGCTAAATGAATGTGGATGGTGGATATGTGCAACCATAATTATTAATCTACCACAGGAAACTGTTGAGGATATAGAAATGAATATAAAACTTTTGGAGAGACTTGAACACTACAATGTTTTTATATTTCCACTGCCATTTATACCATCTGGCAGTCTCAGAAAATCTAAAGATATGATGAAAACACATAAAGATTTGAATACAAGAAATCTAGAGTTAATCGCTCTATCAATTTACGATGCCATAAAAAAGATAAAATCATTGTCAAAACATCTGGTTGCAAAAGCACCTATAGGTGTTAAACAGTTTCTTGGTGCATTACTCTATGTAGCATCTGCTATAGGTTTAAAAAGAATTCAAAGATTTGCTTTAGACAACATTGCAACATATTTTCCAAGATCTGCAACTCATTAGCAGGTTTTAAGTGATTCTAGCATAGAAATAGTTTAACCATAGAAAGTGTTTTTGTGGCGGGCCCGCCGGGATTTGAACCCGGGACCTACGGGTTAAAAGCCCGCCGCTCTACCTAGCTGAGCTACGGGCCCTCTCCAAAAATGTTTCTTTTAGAGTTGTGTTAAAAGGCTTATATGCTTCTTTTTCTGAGTTGAGCTTATAAGCAGTATTTCAAAATACACTATTTCACACTGAATTTGATTTTTATGCTGCTTTGGTGTAATTAATGGCTGGTAAAAAAAGATCTTTACAGGACTTGAGCAAGGTATTGGAACATGAGCTTGTGCCAAGGCATGAGGTTTTAAGTATTGAGGAAGGAATTCAAGTATTGCGAAAATATGGTGTTAAGCCAGAGCAACTGCCTTGGCTTAGAGCAAGTGATCCCGTGGCTAGAGCTATTGGTGCTAAGCCAGGGGACATAGTTAGAATCTATAGAAAAAGCCCAACAGCTGGAGAAGTAATTGTATATAGATATGTTGTACCTGGGTAAATAAGCATGAGCAGCATATCTATATTAAATAAACAAAGTGTTCACGCTTCTTTAGGTCCTATACCTCAATCTCATCCAGAGTCAAAAATAATTTCTGCAGATGATAGATGGGCTATTATAGAAGCTTTTATAAAGGAAAAAGGTATTACAAAACACCACATAGAGTCGTACAATACATTTTTGGAGAGAACTTTAAAAGAAATTATAATGGAGGAACCAGTTATAGAGACATCAATACCAGGATACAAGCTTATTATAAAGGGGTTTAGGCTGGGAGAACCACAGATAAGAGAAGTTGATGGAAGTATAAATAGAAACATAACACCTATGGAATGTAGACATAGGGACTTAACATACGCTATACCCATATACGTAACCATAGTACCTGTAGAAAACAACATTGCTGGAACACCAGTCGAGGTGATAATAGGAGAGATACCTCTCATGGTTAAATCAAAGGGGGATCCAGTAACAAAACTAAGTGAAGAGGAGTTGGTTAGAATAGGTGAGGATCCAAAAGATCCTGGAGGATACTTCATTATAGATGGTACAGAAAGAATAATTGTAGCTCAAGAGGATTTGGCTCCCAATAGAGTTATTGTTGATTATGGTCAAGAAGGATTAAATGTTACTCATACCGCTAAGGTGATATCATCAACAACAGGGTTTAGAGTACCTGTAATTCTTGATAGGCACAAAGATGGAACACTACATGTTTCATTTCCTGCAGTACCAGGTAAAATACCATTTGTTGTGCTGATGCGGGCGCTTGGGATGGAAACAGATAGAGATATTGCACTAGCCGTGTCACCTGATCCAGAGATTCAGAAAGAGCTTTTTGCATCATTTGTTCAAGCAAGTGATATAGCAACAGTTGACGATGCTTTAGACTATATAGGATCAAGAGTTGCAATAGGGCAGATGAGAGAGAGTAGAATTGAAAGAGCAAAGTATATACTTGATCATTATTTCCTTCCACATCTTGGCAATAAAGCAGAGGATAGAATAAAGAAGGCGCTTTTTCTTGGGCAAATGGCTTGCAAGTTAATAGAATTTGTGCTTGGTAGAAGACCTGCTGATGATAAAGATCATTACGCAAATAAGAGAATAAGACTTGCAGGAGACATGCTTGCTCTACTCTTTAGAGTTGCATTCAAAGCTTTTTTAAGGGATTTGAGATACCAAGTTGAGAGAGCCAAGGTTAAGGAGAAAAGAGTTAACATAGCACTATATGTTAGAAGCGACATAATTACTGAGAGAATTAGACACGCTATGGCAACTGGCACATGGATTGGTGGTAGAACTGGAGTAAGTCAGATAATAGATAGAACAAACTGGCTATCTTCACTAAGCCACATGAGAAGAGTTATTTCACCATTAAGTAGAAGTCAGCCACATTTCGAGGCAAGAGATCTTCATGGAACACAGTTTGGTAGGCTATGCCCATTTGAAACACCTGAAGGACCAAATTGTGGCTTGGTCAAAAACCTTGCGCTCATGGTTACAATATCAGTTGGTGTACCTGAAGAAGAAGTGGTAAGTACACTATACTCACTAGGTTTAATGCCATTGCTAGAAGTTTTTAATAAGCTTAGAAATAACGAAATTGATTATGAAATTGCAAAAACATGGTCTAAAGTATACCTAAATGGAACGTTAGTAGGCTATGTTCAAAATGGTGAAGATTTTGTTAAAGCTATTCGTGAGCTAAGAAGAGCTGGCAAAATTAGTTATGAGGTTAATGTAGCTCACTATAAAACTCAGTACATAAATGAGATTTATGTTAATTGTGATTCAGGTAGAATGCTTAGACCTCTTCTAGTTGTTGAAAATGGAAAGCTGAAGTTGTCAAAAGATCATATAGAGAGGTTGAGGAGTGGAGAATCATTTGAAATGTTGATAAGAGAGGGTGTTGTGGAGCTTCTTGATGCAGAGGAAGAGGAGAATGCATTAATAGCTGTGAATCCTGAAGAAGTTTCAGAAAAAACAACACATGTTGAGATATGGCCACCAGCAATAATGGGTGTATCAGCATCAACAATACCATATGCTGAGCATAATCAATCACCTAGAAATGCATATCAATCAGCAATGGCTAAACAAGCACTTGGTTTCTACATGGCCAATTTCCTGGTCAGAGTTGATACAAGAGCGCATCTATTACACTATCCTCAAATACCATTAGTTCAAACAAGAGCTCTTTCAATAATAGGTTACAACGATAGGCCATCAGGTCAAAACATGATTGTGGCTGTGATGAGCTATACTGGATATAATATGGAGGATGCAATAATAATGAATAAGTCATCTGTTGATAGAGGTCTTGCAAGGTCAAACTTCTTCAGGCTTTACTCAACTGAGGAACTTAGATATCCAGGTGGTCAAGAAGATAGAATAGAGATTCCAGATACAAAGGTTATAGGATATAGAGGTAAAGAAGCCTATACAAAGCTTGATGATGATGGTATTGCAAAGGTTGAGGTTGCGGTTAGGGGAGGCGAAGCTGTGATAGGTAAAACAAGTCCTCCGAGGTTTATAGAAGAATTTAGAGGATATGGCATTTTAGCTCAAAGAAGAAAAGATGCTTCTGTAACTGTTAGGCATGGAGAAATTGGATGGGTTGACACAGTACTTATTTCAACATCTGCTGAAGGACATAGAATAATAAAGGTTAAGGTAAGAGACTTGAGAATACCTGAAATCGGAGACAAGTTTGCATCTAGACATGGCCAAAAAGGTGTTTTAGGAGCTTTGATACCACAATATGACATGCCATTTACTGTAGATGGCATAACACCAGATATTATAATCAATCCACATGCACTACCATCTAGAATGACTCTTGGCCAGCTCATGGAGAGCATAGCTGGTAAGGCAGCAGCGCTTAGAGGAAAATTTGTCGACGGAACACCATTCTTTGAGGAGAACATAGAGGATTTGAAGAAGCAATTGTTTGTATTTGGCTATCCAATGGATGGAACAGAACCTATGTATGATGGAAGAACAGGAGAATTAATAGGAAACCCAGTGTTTATTGGAATAGTGTATTACCAGAAGCTGCATCACATGGTGGCAGATAAAATACATGCAAGACCAAAGGGACCTGTACAGCTATTAACTAGACAACCTACTGAGGGTAGAGCCAGAGAGGGTGGGCTTAGATTTGGTGAAATGGAGAGAGATGCTATAATAGGTCATGGAGCATCTTCACTATTGAGAGAAAGAATGCTTGAAAGCTCAGACAAAACAGTGATTTATGTGTGTGAATTATGTGGGTTTATTGGCTGGTACAACAAGAGAAGGGAGGTATATGAATGTCCAATACATGGTGATAAAGGCATATTGTACCCAGTTACTGTACCATATGCATTTAAGCTTTTGATTCAAGAAATGATGAGTATGGGAATTAAGCCAAGACTTATTTTGTCAGATAAACATGAGAAATATGCTTCATAAATGGTGATTCTATGAGCGAAGAAAAAATTATTTCTGGAATTAAATTTGGCATACTCTCACCAGATGAGATAAGAAAAATGTCAGCAGTTCAAGTAACTTCTCCAGAAACTTATGAAGAGGATGGAACACCGCGAGCACATTCAGTAATGGATTATAGATTAGGTGCTATAGAACCAGGCCAGGTCTGTCCTGTTTGTGGCAATACTTTAAAGGGGTGCCCAGGACATTTTGGCCATATAGAGCTTGCTGTTCCTGTAATAAATGTACTATTTATTAAACATATACATGATTTGTTAAAAGCAACATGTTTTAATTGTGGAAGAGTAAAGATATCTCCACAAGCTTTTGAGAAATACAGAAGATATCTTGCTAGATTGAGAGAAAGATATCCATATTTAGCCAAACTTTTTACAGAATACATAAAAAGACAAGCTATAAAAGCTAGTACATGTCCATATTGTGGTGCTAAAC
Coding sequences:
- a CDS encoding 50S ribosomal protein L11; amino-acid sequence: MARIKVVKAQIEGGKATNAPPLGPAIADAGLNISEVINEINKMTEAYKGQTVTVKLVIDLDTKKYDVFLELPTTTSLLLSMAKVSEPSGDPAHKKIGNISLEDVIKVALLKKTELNAKSLKSAVKIILGSARSIGLTVEGKDPKEVSVELDKGLYDEILKKYEGEWSKR
- a CDS encoding 50S ribosomal protein L1, translated to MSSSLNELREPLKNAIQLALQVKRPWKYVQSIELILTFRGVDVKKQQEFRFRDTVFLPKGVGKDIKVCVVTDDAMVQKAIEAGAFMGIGKSDLAKIDKKNAKKIANRCDWILVKSDLMGVAGRVLGPALGPRGKAPIPFPPTADIPQLITRYKNAIRLHSKEQPWVGCKIGVEKMSIDELVENAIHVLSYVEEKIKRPLLTVAKIYVKTTSSPAIEVV
- a CDS encoding 50S ribosomal protein L10 codes for the protein MKAKFVRELNKIVKMHSKQVAEEQRARKAIEEKRKVVEEAKKLLLEYRTLILIDSSNLPSRYLTFLRKKLEGVGVVKLFKNNLLYIAMKELGMANVDEFAKFLQQQNIAVFINANPFEAKLLLDKIVMPWKATPGEKIEHEIVVPSMKTDVKPGPMMSLFSKLKIPIQVRDGVIWIAKESVVARPGDTVTPELSSLFEKLGIEPKFVRASIKAAYERGVVISGDKLVLDIDAYRKDFAEAISNAINIASEIVVPDPIVVKTSLFKAYSRALRLAAESGLITKETVAIVFSSAISKAYALAQLLASKSPELAQQLQVSVVQTQTEVQQAQQPQKVEEKEEKKEGVSEEQLAEGLSALFG
- the hxlB gene encoding 6-phospho-3-hexuloisomerase, with protein sequence MFYRAFLQIANFVMSSLSILKRTQVEAFIKVLEEAYKGNRKVLVMGAGRSGLVGRAFAMRLKHLGYDVYVLGDTIVSPVEKGDVVIAISGSGRTALIVTAAEAAKRVNAIVVAITTYIDSPLAKIADIVVEVPGRTKISDIEDYFARQVLGLHEPLAPLGTLFEDCTMVFLDAIIAELMHRLGKDENELRRRHANIEV
- a CDS encoding B12-binding domain-containing radical SAM protein — encoded protein: MTKFNGFKIVLTGDESLVSTYHHTYLGFASGLPMDVFPSILGNFIFPTLSDERGRMKTSQYGLCKIEAALLDNGFSRNDVAIVDPRKLDRAIGSETRVLGISVLDPLGINYGTALLRVALSLMGVETRLQSYMSWATMKIFNSDVVKRYRSRIKVVVGGQGVWEIVDSGLQQRLGIDCIVEGEGELIAPRIFRMVLDGMKIPRYVKGSPVPVDKIPVIRTPSRGIVEVTRGCGRGCLFCNPTLLMFRTIPIEKVVREVMVNVAGGERNITLHSEDFLRYGSTSLLPNEEKVVELLSRVMKAPGVDDVSIDFVTASTALVNPRLVKIISDMLGLSDRNMSIIQMGIESASPRIIKMIAPGKPKPFSYEEWPRIVEDAVALLNECGWWICATIIINLPQETVEDIEMNIKLLERLEHYNVFIFPLPFIPSGSLRKSKDMMKTHKDLNTRNLELIALSIYDAIKKIKSLSKHLVAKAPIGVKQFLGALLYVASAIGLKRIQRFALDNIATYFPRSATH
- a CDS encoding DNA-directed RNA polymerase subunit H yields the protein MAGKKRSLQDLSKVLEHELVPRHEVLSIEEGIQVLRKYGVKPEQLPWLRASDPVARAIGAKPGDIVRIYRKSPTAGEVIVYRYVVPG
- a CDS encoding DNA-directed RNA polymerase subunit B; protein product: MSSISILNKQSVHASLGPIPQSHPESKIISADDRWAIIEAFIKEKGITKHHIESYNTFLERTLKEIIMEEPVIETSIPGYKLIIKGFRLGEPQIREVDGSINRNITPMECRHRDLTYAIPIYVTIVPVENNIAGTPVEVIIGEIPLMVKSKGDPVTKLSEEELVRIGEDPKDPGGYFIIDGTERIIVAQEDLAPNRVIVDYGQEGLNVTHTAKVISSTTGFRVPVILDRHKDGTLHVSFPAVPGKIPFVVLMRALGMETDRDIALAVSPDPEIQKELFASFVQASDIATVDDALDYIGSRVAIGQMRESRIERAKYILDHYFLPHLGNKAEDRIKKALFLGQMACKLIEFVLGRRPADDKDHYANKRIRLAGDMLALLFRVAFKAFLRDLRYQVERAKVKEKRVNIALYVRSDIITERIRHAMATGTWIGGRTGVSQIIDRTNWLSSLSHMRRVISPLSRSQPHFEARDLHGTQFGRLCPFETPEGPNCGLVKNLALMVTISVGVPEEEVVSTLYSLGLMPLLEVFNKLRNNEIDYEIAKTWSKVYLNGTLVGYVQNGEDFVKAIRELRRAGKISYEVNVAHYKTQYINEIYVNCDSGRMLRPLLVVENGKLKLSKDHIERLRSGESFEMLIREGVVELLDAEEEENALIAVNPEEVSEKTTHVEIWPPAIMGVSASTIPYAEHNQSPRNAYQSAMAKQALGFYMANFLVRVDTRAHLLHYPQIPLVQTRALSIIGYNDRPSGQNMIVAVMSYTGYNMEDAIIMNKSSVDRGLARSNFFRLYSTEELRYPGGQEDRIEIPDTKVIGYRGKEAYTKLDDDGIAKVEVAVRGGEAVIGKTSPPRFIEEFRGYGILAQRRKDASVTVRHGEIGWVDTVLISTSAEGHRIIKVKVRDLRIPEIGDKFASRHGQKGVLGALIPQYDMPFTVDGITPDIIINPHALPSRMTLGQLMESIAGKAAALRGKFVDGTPFFEENIEDLKKQLFVFGYPMDGTEPMYDGRTGELIGNPVFIGIVYYQKLHHMVADKIHARPKGPVQLLTRQPTEGRAREGGLRFGEMERDAIIGHGASSLLRERMLESSDKTVIYVCELCGFIGWYNKRREVYECPIHGDKGILYPVTVPYAFKLLIQEMMSMGIKPRLILSDKHEKYAS